A stretch of the Agelaius phoeniceus isolate bAgePho1 chromosome 1, bAgePho1.hap1, whole genome shotgun sequence genome encodes the following:
- the MSANTD3 gene encoding myb/SANT-like DNA-binding domain-containing protein 3 isoform X2, with amino-acid sequence MQNEIIKPAKYFSEVEKSVLLALVEKYKYVLECKKSDARTIALKQRTWQALAHEYNSQPSVSLRDFKQLKKCWENIKARTKKIMAHERREKSPPEEDSEYQPDASSQESFVVSNRELCDEDKELVHFPVCEGTSQPEPSCSDVRIAADKNYRSKASQESALKKMHEEEHHQQMSILQLQLIQMNEVHVAKIQQIERECEMAEEEHRIKMEVLNKKKMYWERKLQTITKEWPVSSYNRPFPNSP; translated from the exons ATGCAAAACGAAATAATAAAGCCTGCTAAATACTTCTCAGAAGTGGAGAAGAGTGTGCTGCTTGCATTAGTTGAAAAATACAAATACGTGCTTGAATGTAAAAAAAGCGATGCAAGAACTATTGCTCTGAAACAACGCACCTGGCAAGCACTGGCTCACGAATATAACTCACAGCCCAGTGTATCACTGCGAGACTTCAAACAGTTAAAGAAATGCTGGGAAAATATCAAGGCACGGACAAAAAAGATAATGGCACATGAGAGGCGGGAGAAG AGCCCACCAGAAGAAGACTCTGAATATCAGCCTGATGCTTCTAGTCAAG AGTCATTTGTTGTGTCCAACAGAGAACTTTGTGATGAAGACAAAGAGCTGGTACATTTTCCAGTATGTGAAGGCACCTCCCAGCCTGAGCCTTCATGTTCTGATGTCAGAATAGCAGCAGATAAGAACTACAGAAGTAAAGCATCTCAGGAAagtgctctgaaaaagatgcaTGAGGAAGAACATCATCAGCAAATGTCGATTTTGCAACTCCAGTTAATCCAAATGAATGAAGTTCATGTGGCAAAGATACAGCAAATAGAAAGAGAGTGTGAGATGGCTGAAGAAGAGCACAGGATAAAAATGGAAGTgctaaataaaaagaaaatgtattggGAGAGAAAACTGCAGACCATTACAAAAGAATGGCCTGTATCATCCTATAACAGACCCTTTCCTAATTCACCTTAG
- the MSANTD3 gene encoding myb/SANT-like DNA-binding domain-containing protein 3 isoform X1, with translation MQNEIIKPAKYFSEVEKSVLLALVEKYKYVLECKKSDARTIALKQRTWQALAHEYNSQPSVSLRDFKQLKKCWENIKARTKKIMAHERREKVKRSISPLINTHIVGKEKIGSIMPEQMYFLQSPPEEDSEYQPDASSQESFVVSNRELCDEDKELVHFPVCEGTSQPEPSCSDVRIAADKNYRSKASQESALKKMHEEEHHQQMSILQLQLIQMNEVHVAKIQQIERECEMAEEEHRIKMEVLNKKKMYWERKLQTITKEWPVSSYNRPFPNSP, from the exons ATGCAAAACGAAATAATAAAGCCTGCTAAATACTTCTCAGAAGTGGAGAAGAGTGTGCTGCTTGCATTAGTTGAAAAATACAAATACGTGCTTGAATGTAAAAAAAGCGATGCAAGAACTATTGCTCTGAAACAACGCACCTGGCAAGCACTGGCTCACGAATATAACTCACAGCCCAGTGTATCACTGCGAGACTTCAAACAGTTAAAGAAATGCTGGGAAAATATCAAGGCACGGACAAAAAAGATAATGGCACATGAGAGGCGGGAGAAGGTAAAAAGGAGTATTAGTCCACTTATAAATACTCACATCGTAGGGAAGGAGAAGATTGGAAGCATAATGCCTGAGCAAATGTACTTTTTGCAGAGCCCACCAGAAGAAGACTCTGAATATCAGCCTGATGCTTCTAGTCAAG AGTCATTTGTTGTGTCCAACAGAGAACTTTGTGATGAAGACAAAGAGCTGGTACATTTTCCAGTATGTGAAGGCACCTCCCAGCCTGAGCCTTCATGTTCTGATGTCAGAATAGCAGCAGATAAGAACTACAGAAGTAAAGCATCTCAGGAAagtgctctgaaaaagatgcaTGAGGAAGAACATCATCAGCAAATGTCGATTTTGCAACTCCAGTTAATCCAAATGAATGAAGTTCATGTGGCAAAGATACAGCAAATAGAAAGAGAGTGTGAGATGGCTGAAGAAGAGCACAGGATAAAAATGGAAGTgctaaataaaaagaaaatgtattggGAGAGAAAACTGCAGACCATTACAAAAGAATGGCCTGTATCATCCTATAACAGACCCTTTCCTAATTCACCTTAG